The Methanosphaera cuniculi sequence ATATGAATCAATAAGCTCATCTACATTATGTACCTTATTATCATCCAATTTAAGATAATTCAAAATAACATTCTCAAACATAATAAAAATATATATGTTCAAAGCAATATTAAAAGAATTAACATGTTAATAAAAAATATAAAAAATAGTATTAAAAAAAATTAAGTGGGGGTTAAAATGTAGTATAGAATAATTCTATACTTTTGCTTTTAGATTATCGTTTGCTGTTATTTGTGTTGCGTTTTTGCTCTGTTTTACTTGTGTATTTTGTACCATGAAATTTACTTTTATTTCATTTACATTGTATTTCTTGTTTGGTCCTGATATTATTGTTAATGTTTTTATACCATTACTTAGTTTTATATCTTGTGCTATTGTGATTGTTCCGTTTTCTATTACCATACGATCAATGAATGTTTTTCCATTGATTTTTAGTGTTACTTTTGTTCTTACTGCTACATCTTTGTTTGTTATTGCATCTTTAATATCTGCTTTTATCATGAGTTTTCCATTTTCATAGTATACACTTGTTGGTTGTATAAATACATTTGATGGTATTATTGTTACTGTTTGATTTACTTCTACACGATCATAGTTACCATTTGAGAACACAGCAGTTAATAAGTAATCTTTTGCTGCATAATTACTTGGTATTGTGTATACTAATGTTGCTACACCATTTATTACACGTACTTTTATTCTGTTTCCATTTGCATCTTTTAGTGTTACACCATTAAGTTTGAATGCTACATATCCATCTTTTATAAGTTCACCTTTATCAGATATTACAGCAGTAAGTGTAATACTTTGACCTGCATAAATTTCAGAATTAACAGTAACTTGTATTTGAGCATCTCCTTTAAGGATGTTTAATGTTTGTGTGTTGTTTTCAACTGAGGAGTATATTCCTTCAGGATCTACATAGTTCATTGTTAATGTTATGCTATGTGCTTTTACATTTACAGGTACTGTGATTTTGGTTCCATTTTCAACTTTGTATGTTTCTCCATTTACATCTACTGTATATGTTCCACTTACAGTTTGATTATATAAACCATATAAACTTAATGTAATATTTCCATCTTGATTATATTTAAGTGTTGAATTTGTTACATTTACAAATACATGGAATGGTGCATCAGGTGTGTTTCCTGATACTGATTTTGCTACTATTGCTTCATTTCCAAGAATTGATTCACCTTGTGAATCTGTTACATTTATAGCATTTCTTGAAGCTGTTGATCCTAGTGCATATATTAATGGTGTTCTTCCATTTAATGGTGTATCTACTGTTACATTAATATTATTTCTAGTTATTGTGTATTGACTGTTATTTCTTTCTGTTGTCATAACTACTACTGGATTTTTAGCTGTTACTGTTATGTTGTTATTTGTGAAACTAGCTTGTGATGATGTGTAATTTGTTTCATTTAATAATACAACATTATCAGCTGTCATGATAAGATTATTTCCTCTGAAAGATAAGGATGAATCATTATTTTTAAGCATTAAAATATCTTTTCCTGTTATTGTTATATTATTAGTGGTGAAGTCTAATGATCCTTTTTCTGAATCTGCAAATATTGTTTTATTTTCACCTTTTAAAGTTACATTACTGTATGTTAAATGGAATGTTGATTGTAAGCTTGTTGTATTTGAGTATCCATTTAATTTTACAACTGTTGGATTTACACCTTCAACTGTTACATTTGAGTAAAGTAAACTTAAAGTTGAACGGTAGGTATTTCCTTCTGTAGTCATAGCTATAAATGCTGGTTGTTCTCCTGTTACTTTTATGTTTGAGTACATAAGTGTTATTTCATTTGATGATGTTATATTTAGTATGAATGCTGTTTTATTTGTATTTACTATATTTATGTTTTCAAGTCTTAATTGATATCCTGTTTTCATATCTCCAATATATGATATGGTTGTATTATAGAATGTGTAATTTCCTTTATTAATTATTGGAATATATTCATTAATTTTTATATTTACACCATATATATCTGATTTTAAGTATATTTCAGTTCCATTTGTATATGTGATGTTTAATAATCCATTTTTATCAAATAATTGGTTATATGTGTCATTTTTAAGTATGTATATTGTAGGTGTATTTCCTAATAATGTGATATTTTCACAATTTGCATCTTGTGATACTGATGTATCTCCACCATAGGTTTCATTACCTATGAGAGTTGAATTTATTACTGATGAATTTTTTACATTTTTAAGTTCAATTGTATTATTTGAAGTTGTATTTGCAGTAAGTCTTACTATTTCTACATTGTTACTGTTAACTACTTCTATTGGGTTAGTTGAATTTGACATAGAATTTGATGAGTTAATTAATACATTATCTGAATCTGTAATTATTAGTGCTGATGCATTTATTGCATTTATTGTATATCCATTTGATATAATGTTTTTACCAACTAAAGTTATTGCTGAGTTATCTGCAATGTTTTGTTGTGATGTTACATTAATTGTATTACCTCTGGTTGTAAGATTTTCTCCATTGAAGTATATTCCATTTACTTGTTGTGTTGTGTTAATTAGTATTTTGTTTGATGAAATTACAGGATTCATGTATTTATCTGCAAAATTAACTGTTATTCCTGCTGCATTTTTAGATGTAATACTAATTTGATTTGATTGAATTTCTTCTTTTAATCCTGTTTGTGTTGCATTTGCTGCAATTATTCCTTTTGCATTATTATCTGATGTGATATTTATTTTATTTGAAGAGATTGTATTGTTGTTTGTATTTCCATTAATTAGTATACCTTGTGCATCTTCTGTTGTTTCAAGTTTAATTGTATTTGAATTTAATGCTGTTAAGTTAATATCACCATTAAGTGCTATAGCTGTTGCTTTTGATGCTTTAATATTTATTGTATTTGATTTTACTATATTGTTTGTAATTTTATTATTTGCTGTGAATACTATTGCTTTTACTTCTCCATTTGAAGTTGCATTTATATTAACGTTATTTATATTGTTATTTGATGATGTGATTTCTATTACATTTAATGAACTGTCAGCTTGTTCATTATTTTTTATAATATTTACATTACTTATAAGTGTATTATCACCATTTACAAGGATTGTTGTTGATACTCCTGTATGTGTAATATTTACATTGTTTATTTTATTTTTTTGTGTGTTTAGAACTATTGCATTTGCATTTTCTGTATTCATCTGGATATCTGATATCCATACTAATGAATCATCACTTACTGTAATTGTTCCATTATTTAGTAATGCATCTTCACCTGTTATTGTTACTTTTTTATTTTTAATAATGAAGTTTTTATTATTAAATACTCCTTGGAAGTTTAATTTTGAGTAATCTGTAACATTTGCGAGAATATTTCCATCAGCATCAAAGAAGTTTGAATATGTACCATCTGTTATATTATATACTACTCCTGTTTCAGGTGTGTTATTTTCATATGTATTTGTAGTTTTATCTATAACTACTGCATCATCACCTGCTTTAGGTCCTGCTGTAATTATGTTATTTATAATAGTGTTATTTGATGTTTTAACATTTAATGCTAAATTTTCACTACTTGCTATAACATTAT is a genomic window containing:
- a CDS encoding beta strand repeat-containing protein, with product MKKVQTHIITNTTIKDYFKAENNYTLPENVTEGDTLDIQGKISGLGKNFTISINKPVNIISSTQDSLIDLNTTAGNYFGESPESSFAIITGADHTNITGINLHNTQFWISAVKHVVIDNVSAVVEDQRVGSGVGQTTIRDYAENITLKNSYISTKNNGGSSSFVIAAANYCTIDNCTIRAEGQVGNLLYLTTFNVNIIDPIFNSYNTIKNCRIMPASLSATSMAVVITGVGNVFDNNTIVSGGFSTQWGGGVVNNQTFRNNKLLNGDMTAVFANSTYINNTISGGLTVSNSTVENNIVKGTTTIRGTSQLRNNNLTNITVSDKLAVNSIIENNNITGLVQVTQGNITLKNNVIASSENLALNVKTSNNTIINNIITAGPKAGDDAVVIDKTTNTYENNTPETGVVYNITDGTYSNFFDADGNILANVTDYSKLNFQGVFNNKNFIIKNKKVTITGEDALLNNGTITVSDDSLVWISDIQMNTENANAIVLNTQKNKINNVNITHTGVSTTILVNGDNTLISNVNIIKNNEQADSSLNVIEITSSNNNINNVNINATSNGEVKAIVFTANNKITNNIVKSNTINIKASKATAIALNGDINLTALNSNTIKLETTEDAQGILINGNTNNNTISSNKINITSDNNAKGIIAANATQTGLKEEIQSNQISITSKNAAGITVNFADKYMNPVISSNKILINTTQQVNGIYFNGENLTTRGNTINVTSQQNIADNSAITLVGKNIISNGYTINAINASALIITDSDNVLINSSNSMSNSTNPIEVVNSNNVEIVRLTANTTSNNTIELKNVKNSSVINSTLIGNETYGGDTSVSQDANCENITLLGNTPTIYILKNDTYNQLFDKNGLLNITYTNGTEIYLKSDIYGVNIKINEYIPIINKGNYTFYNTTISYIGDMKTGYQLRLENINIVNTNKTAFILNITSSNEITLMYSNIKVTGEQPAFIAMTTEGNTYRSTLSLLYSNVTVEGVNPTVVKLNGYSNTTSLQSTFHLTYSNVTLKGENKTIFADSEKGSLDFTTNNITITGKDILMLKNNDSSLSFRGNNLIMTADNVVLLNETNYTSSQASFTNNNITVTAKNPVVVMTTERNNSQYTITRNNINVTVDTPLNGRTPLIYALGSTASRNAINVTDSQGESILGNEAIVAKSVSGNTPDAPFHVFVNVTNSTLKYNQDGNITLSLYGLYNQTVSGTYTVDVNGETYKVENGTKITVPVNVKAHSITLTMNYVDPEGIYSSVENNTQTLNILKGDAQIQVTVNSEIYAGQSITLTAVISDKGELIKDGYVAFKLNGVTLKDANGNRIKVRVINGVATLVYTIPSNYAAKDYLLTAVFSNGNYDRVEVNQTVTIIPSNVFIQPTSVYYENGKLMIKADIKDAITNKDVAVRTKVTLKINGKTFIDRMVIENGTITIAQDIKLSNGIKTLTIISGPNKKYNVNEIKVNFMVQNTQVKQSKNATQITANDNLKAKV